In a genomic window of Bradyrhizobium sp. LLZ17:
- the cobM gene encoding precorrin-4 C(11)-methyltransferase: MTVHFIGAGPGAPDLLTLRGRDLIATSPVCLYAGSLVPEGVLAHCPPGARIVNTAPLSLDEIIAEIAGADAEGRDVARLHSGDLSIWSAMGEQLRRLRALGIPFTVTPGVPSFSAAAAALEAELTLPGLAQTVVLTRTPGRASAMPEGEKLAAFAATGAVLAIHLSIHLLDKVIAELTPHYGADCPVAIVWRASWPDQRVVRATLAALDAAVGAELERTALILVGKTLGSADFSESRLYAADYDRRYRPIGAEPRFPEAS, from the coding sequence ATGACGGTGCATTTCATCGGCGCGGGACCGGGTGCTCCCGACTTGCTGACGTTGCGCGGCCGCGACCTGATCGCGACCTCTCCGGTCTGCCTCTATGCCGGTTCGCTTGTGCCGGAGGGCGTGCTCGCGCATTGCCCGCCGGGCGCGAGGATCGTCAACACCGCGCCGCTGTCGCTCGATGAGATCATCGCGGAGATCGCCGGCGCGGATGCTGAGGGCAGGGACGTCGCGCGGCTGCATTCCGGCGATCTCTCGATCTGGTCGGCGATGGGCGAGCAACTCCGTCGGCTGCGCGCGCTTGGAATTCCCTTTACAGTAACACCCGGCGTGCCGTCCTTCTCCGCCGCTGCGGCTGCACTCGAAGCCGAGCTGACGCTGCCGGGCCTTGCACAGACCGTAGTCCTCACGCGGACCCCGGGCCGCGCCAGCGCAATGCCCGAAGGCGAAAAGCTTGCCGCCTTCGCCGCCACCGGCGCGGTGCTCGCCATCCATCTGTCGATCCATCTGCTCGACAAGGTCATTGCCGAACTCACGCCGCATTATGGCGCGGACTGCCCGGTCGCGATCGTCTGGCGCGCGAGCTGGCCGGATCAGCGCGTCGTCCGTGCGACGCTGGCAGCGCTCGATGCCGCCGTCGGTGCGGAGCTCGAACGTACGGCGCTCATCCTGGTCGGCAAGACGCTCGGCTCGGCGGACTTTTCCGAGAGCCGGCTTTATGCGGCCGATTATGATCGCCGCTACCGGCCCATCGGCGCCGAGCCCCGTTTTCCGGAGGCGTCGTGA
- a CDS encoding cobalamin biosynthesis protein yields MKVAGLGFRRDATLASLREALVAAGGPAGVAALATVSEKADAEALKLLARECGVPIKAVLADVLAGIDTPTRSERITEAFGTGSVAEAAALAAAGPHARLLSTRAISQDRTATAAIAEGDGA; encoded by the coding sequence ATGAAGGTCGCCGGTCTCGGGTTCAGGCGCGACGCCACGCTCGCGTCGCTGCGTGAAGCGCTTGTGGCGGCCGGCGGTCCCGCGGGCGTTGCGGCTCTCGCGACCGTCAGCGAGAAGGCCGATGCCGAGGCGCTGAAATTACTCGCGCGGGAATGCGGCGTGCCCATCAAGGCGGTTTTAGCCGATGTCCTGGCCGGCATCGACACGCCGACCCGATCAGAACGCATCACCGAAGCGTTCGGCACGGGCTCGGTTGCCGAGGCTGCGGCGCTCGCGGCAGCTGGTCCGCACGCGCGGCTGCTTTCGACGCGGGCGATCTCGCAGGATCGGACCGCCACCGCGGCCATCGCGGAAGGAGACGGCGCATGA
- the cbiE gene encoding precorrin-6y C5,15-methyltransferase (decarboxylating) subunit CbiE — translation MVDPWLTIIGIGEDGLAGLSDASRKALVDAETVFGGERHLALAGVTSRGRPWPIPFDAEIVLSCRDRPTVVLASGDPFWHGVGASLAEKLGGDEWIAYPGPSTFSLVAARLGWRLESVACLGLHAAPFERLVPHLAKNARVICLMRDAAAVGDLAKWLTQRRWGASILWTLAALGGPREYIDQHRAELFADDSDEKLVAVALLARGTQGIPRNSGLPDDLFAHDGQITKRPVRALALSALAPRPGERLWDIGAGAGSISVEWALCGGAAIAVESREDRAANIRSNAATFGLTHRINVVAGKAPEALVDLEAPDAVFIGGGLDLTMFDAVWSRLVSGTRLVAHAVTLETEALLGELHQRHGGELMRVEISHAAPLGRYRSWEAARPVVQWSTVR, via the coding sequence ATGGTTGATCCCTGGCTGACGATCATCGGCATCGGCGAAGATGGCCTTGCCGGGCTGTCTGACGCAAGCCGAAAGGCGCTGGTTGACGCCGAAACTGTCTTTGGCGGTGAGCGTCATCTTGCGCTTGCAGGCGTGACCAGCCGTGGCCGACCGTGGCCGATTCCGTTCGATGCAGAAATCGTGCTGAGCTGCCGCGACAGGCCAACGGTAGTGCTCGCCTCCGGCGATCCGTTCTGGCATGGCGTGGGCGCAAGCCTTGCCGAGAAGCTTGGTGGCGACGAATGGATCGCGTATCCGGGCCCTTCGACCTTCTCGCTCGTCGCTGCGCGGCTTGGCTGGCGTCTCGAATCGGTCGCGTGCCTTGGACTTCACGCCGCGCCGTTCGAGCGCCTGGTTCCGCATCTGGCGAAAAATGCACGGGTCATCTGTCTGATGCGTGACGCAGCGGCGGTCGGCGATCTTGCGAAATGGCTGACGCAACGAAGATGGGGCGCTTCAATCTTATGGACGCTCGCTGCCCTTGGCGGCCCACGTGAATACATCGACCAGCATCGCGCCGAGCTCTTTGCTGATGATTCTGACGAAAAACTGGTTGCGGTAGCGCTGCTGGCGAGGGGAACTCAGGGCATCCCCCGCAACTCGGGACTGCCGGACGATCTCTTCGCCCATGATGGTCAGATCACCAAGCGGCCTGTGCGCGCGCTTGCGCTCTCGGCGCTGGCGCCGCGCCCCGGCGAGCGGCTGTGGGACATCGGCGCCGGCGCGGGCTCGATCTCGGTCGAGTGGGCGCTGTGCGGCGGCGCCGCGATTGCCGTCGAATCGCGCGAAGATCGCGCCGCGAACATCCGCAGCAACGCTGCAACCTTCGGGTTGACGCATCGGATCAATGTGGTCGCGGGAAAGGCACCCGAGGCTCTCGTTGACTTGGAAGCGCCAGATGCCGTCTTCATCGGTGGCGGCCTCGACCTCACGATGTTCGACGCCGTGTGGTCGCGTCTTGTGTCCGGCACGCGGCTTGTTGCGCATGCCGTGACGCTGGAGACGGAAGCGCTGCTCGGCGAATTGCATCAGCGCCATGGCGGCGAACTGATGCGGGTCGAGATTTCGCATGCCGCTCCGCTCGGTCGCTATCGGTCCTGGGAGGCAGCGCGGCCGGTGGTGCAATGGAGTACGGTCCGATGA